The Oncorhynchus gorbuscha isolate QuinsamMale2020 ecotype Even-year linkage group LG06, OgorEven_v1.0, whole genome shotgun sequence sequence AGAGCTCTGAGGCTGGACTACATGCAGGCAGGTGGTTCTGAGCCGGCTGTCCTGGCCCAGATGCATGACATGCAGGCAGAGGCCCACACTCTGGAGCAACAGGCCCAATCTGGGGCTGAGAACAATGGCAGGAGGAAGAGTGAGTGTCAGTCCTGTATGGAGGATGTCACATTTGGTGCTTTAGTGCCACCTTGAGTGATTTGTTTCTGTTGTGCATGTTTATGCCTGTGCCTGCACCTATTTGTCTTTCTGTTATCTTTAAGAGACAAATAACTGTATACTGTCTCCTCTTAACTTTGGTGCCTCTCTAACCACcccttctctcccgctctctctgccCAGGGACGAAGCCTCCTCAGCAGGCTGGGAACTCAGAGGTGCTGGCTGTGGAGCAAGAGAACCAGAGACTGGAGGAAGAGATCTTCAGAATCCAGTTGGCCAGAGACAAACACCGTCGGGAAGACAGTGGGTTGTCCTCTCCATCTCATCGCTGTGATTAACATGCACATAATTATACACATAGACAAGCAACATCGCCGATAAACAATGGCAGTTAGGAGTAACCACATTCACAGTGACTACCATGGGATGTGTAGAATTACTATCCATTCCAGTGCTTGTAGAGTCCCTAATTGGATGGGATTCTATATTCCTCTGATCCAGTTACAGTGGGGTCTGAGCTCCATAAGATCCAAAGAGAACACACCCACTACATGGCCAGCATTCAGGCGGAGCTTGAGAGCCTTCGCAGGGAAGTAGAGCGAGTCAGAGAGGGCCCTAGGGACAGGAGGCTGCCCCCACCCCCTCCATTCCCTGCCCCACCAGCCATGCATCCCCTTGCCCAGATATATGCCCCTCCAGCCCTGGTAAAGCTATTATGTTAATATTGCTGTTTATCTATCTGGTTTTCTTTGACGACATTAGGCCCATATAGTACATCCTCCATATGTTCTTGTTGCAGATCCAGCCCAGGCCCCATTCCGCGCTCAAGGAAAGGCATGTACTCAACTCCCTTGGGCCTGCGCCCTATGACCCTGCGTGAGTCCATTATGACCAGCACATCTATGTTGGCTATTTCAGTTTTCTATATGATTAAAATAAAACATTACCTTCACATACATTATTAGAGACACATTTATATAACTAACTCAGATATACAGGTATGAAGTACCTCTAAACCCTGTTGATTTGCAGGGCTGGTTTTGCTGTCTTTTATGACTTGATGCTTGGGGTAGATGCCACGCTGAGGGTTCTGCGTCCGGTGGCTGGTCTCTACTCTGGAGGCCAAGAGGTGGGGCGGCCTACCCCATTGCCCCCTACACAGTGCCAGCCTGGAGGGGGTCAGCCCTACAGTCAAACTGTGCCCCCTGGGAACTATGCCCTCCTGGCAGTCAAACAGCCTATGCCCAGGTAAGCAACGCACCCGGAGAAGAAAAAGTACATGTGAAACTCGTCCATAGAGCATGTTGGCTGGAGTCTATCGGTGACAGCCCACCTTCCCTGAGATCAAAAGGCAATTAATCCTCACTGAGTGACAGACTTGTCTCGTGCTCTGTTAGCTAAAGTTTCCTTTAAGTTGTGTGTGGTGTTGTTCAGAAGGTTGCATGTTCACTACAACTTGGGGTGGAATGAAAATGCACTCTTTCACATTTGTCTAAGACAAAACTCtctgcctcccgagtggcgcagaggtctaaggcagtgcatcgcagtgttagaggcatcactacagacccgggtttgatccatGAGGCGGCCcataattggcccagcttcgtccggattaggggagggtttggtctgCCGGGATGTCCatgtcccatcacgctctagtgactccttgtggcgggccgggcaaaTGCATGCTGAATTCAGTCACcagctggacggtgtttcctccgacacattggtgcgcctggcttctgggttaagcgagcagtgtgtctagaagcggcttggcagggtcatgtttcagagtacgcatggctctcgacctttacCTTTCCGAGTCCGTACTGGAGTTGCATCGATGGGagaagactaactaccaattagaTAACACGAAATTGGtaagaaaaaggggtaaaataaataattgtatgcatgtatacacacacacgcaaaaaaagtatgtgaaccctctGGATTTCGGCATAAATTGGTCCTAAAATTAGATTCGATCTTCACctaggtaattccaaagggttcacatagtTTTACTTGCCACtgcacatacactaccgttcaacagtttggggtcatttagaaatgtccttgtttttgaaagaaaagcaaacatttttgtccaataaaataacatcaaattgatcagaaacagtatagacattgttaatgttgtaaatgactattgtagctggaaacggctgattttttaaggaatatctacatattcatatgtctagtttgagaaacagctgcctcaagtcctcaactggcagcttcattaaatagtacctgcaaaacaccagtctcaaagtcaacagtgaagaggtgactccgggatgccggccttctaggtagagttgcaaagaaaaatccatatctccgactggccaataaaaatacaaGATTAAGataggcaaaagaacagacactggacagaggaattattattattttattattacaatagtcatttacaacattagcaatgtctacactgtattttctgatcaatttgatagtattttaaatggacaaaaaaaaggacattcctaagtgaccccaaacttttgaacggtagtgtgtgtatatatatatatatatatatatatatatattaataataataaaagacAAAACTCTCTACCTTCAGGATGCAgccgtctccctccctgtctctggtGGTTGAGCTTCAAGCTGCCGGAGGACTGGACGCCTACGGGCAGGAGGTCCAGAGGATGGTGTCCCGGGGCTGGGCACGGCTGGAGCTCTTCGACCAGCACAATCAGGTTCAGAGCGGATACTGGAGAGTGCCAGTACGTGCCCTCCCCATCCGACCATCCCTCAGTCCAGTCCAGCTCAACTCAGTCCCCCAGGTGAGGGCAGACACCCGTCTCACTGACTGCTAGTGGTTAGAATGAAGTTGGATTGGAAATCCATTATACATAATGTCTTTAAAATGACAATATCAGTTGAGGATGACATACAATTCATGAGTCAAAAGTCATGAGGTGTGAAAGCCATGCAAGATGCAATGACACATGATGAAACACACACGAAGGGATCAGACGTCGAagtagtgtgtctgtgttttctagGTGGGCAACATGGAGCTGTGTTTACGGGTGGTCAATGCTCGGGACCGGGATGTGCAGTCCCTCGCCAAGATTGACCCAAGCAAGACCAGCCACTATAAGTACCCCTCCATGGTACATTTCATTATATTCTCCAAAAATCACCCTTCTCTGACTACATCATTGTACGGTTTCAACATGACTGTTTGCCAGTTGTGTGGtgacttacagtgccttcggaaagtattcagaccccttgactttttccacattttgttaggttacagccatattctaaaatgtattcaaattaTTTTTCCccctctcaatctacacacaataccccataatggcaaagcaaaaacagggttgtaaaaataaatggaaatatcacatttacataagttcagaccctttactcagtactttgtttaagcatgtttggcagcgattacagcctctagtcttcttgggtatcacgctacaagcttggtacacctgtatttggggagtttctcccattcttctctgcagatcctctcaaacactgtcagattggatggggagcattgctgcacagctattttcaggtctctccagagatgttagatcagaaGCCActacttggctgtgtgcttagggtcgttgtcctgttggaaggtgaaccgtcacccCACTCTGAGAaccggagcaggttttcatcaaggatctctctgtactttgctctgttcatcttttcctcgatcctgactagtctcccagtccctgctgccaCCACACTTCACCGTAGGGGTGGTGCCgtgtttcctccagaagtgacactCAGCATTTAGAAGTGATGCTCAGCAGAAACGtgtttctcacggtctgagagttctttagattccaagcatgctgtcatgtgccttttactgaggagtggcttccgtctgaccactctaccatacagggctgattggtgaagtgctgcagagatggttgtgcctctggaaggttctcccatctccacagaggaactctagagccctgtcagagtgaccatcgggttcttggtcacctccctgaccaaggcccttttccccagattgctcagtttggccaggtggacagcccttggaagagtcttggtggttccaaacttcttccatttaagaatgttggaggccagtgttcttggggaccttcaatgctgcattcattttttggtacccttccccagatcgacacaatcctgtctcggcactctacggacaattccttcgacctcatggcttggtttttgctctgacatgcactgtcaactgtgtgaccttatataggcaggtgtgtgcctttcccaaatcatgtccaatcaatagaatttaccacaggtggactccaatcaagttgtagaaacataaaggatgatcaatggaaacaggatgcacctgagctcaatttcaagtgtcatagcaaagggtctaaatacttatgtaaataaggtttttattttgcaaacatttctaaaaacctgttttcgctttgtcattttgggcatagattgctgaggatatatttttgtttaatacattttagaataaggctgtaacgtaacaaaatgtggaacaggtCAAGGgatctaaatactttccgaaagcactgtatgcATTTAAAACATGCTGTAGATCCTGACCTGGTGTGTTCAGTCCTACATAAAGCTTCAGAGAGTTCATTCTGTTGATAGTAGTTGTGTGTACTCTTGTCATTACAGGTGTCCAATATCCCTGCAACTCTTCAAGGAAGTAGACCCCTTTCCTTGTCAACGTTACAGCCCTCCGCAGCCAATAACcttttttctctccttccctacactGATCACGAAGACCCTCCCCCCATGGAGGAAGCCAATCAGAGGTGATTGATGACGCTGATGATTTTAGTGCATGGAAATAAGTACAATAATCACCGTGATTATTTAGGAGAGCGGTGCACATGTTACTTCATTTGACCTTTGATTGTTGTAAGTTGTCTGGATGCGTTGTTCATTTACAATGTGCAAATAAAGACAAAAAACCCATGACTCTTTTTTTTCACTGTTTTCAATGATGGTATTATGATGAAGACCgttaacacacaccacacaaaggTATGCgggtttggctatttcagccacacccattcctgacaggtgtgtaaaatcgagcacacagacatgcaattTCCATGGCTAAAAACATTTGctttagaatggccttactgaagagctcagtgactttcaacgtggcaccggcATAGGAGGTCACCTTTCCAAGTCAGTTTGTTCAAtttctgccccggtcaactgtaaatgctgttattgtgaagtggtaaTGTCTAGGCtgtgaagtggtagaccacacaagctcacagaacaagaccgccaagtgctgaagctagtaaaaaaatagtctgtcctcggttttAATACtcactgagttccaaactgcctctgggagCAACGTcatcacaagaactgttcgttgggagcttcattaaatgtgttcccatggccgagcagccacacacaagcctaagatcaacatGCACAAAGCCAAGCTttggctggaatggtgtaaagctctccgccattgggctctggagtgatgaatcaccatctggcagtctgacggacaaaattttggtggaggaggaaaaatggtctggggctgttattCATGGTTCAGGCAAGGCTCCTTAGTTCAAGTGAAGGGACATTTTAATGCTgcggcatacaatgacattcccaCAATCAGACTGCCAAtcgcacgctccctcaacttgatacATCTGTGGTATTATGTTGTGGCAAGactacattttagagtggccttttattttcctgtgcacctgtgtaatgatcatgctgtttaatcagtttcttgatatgccacacctgtcaggtgaatggattaccttggcaaaagagaaatgctaaCAGTGATCAAAACACATTTcgacatatggaacatttctgggatattttacatcagctcatgaaaccaacactttacatattgcatCTATATTTTAGCTGGAATCTAATATATCTCCACAATGCACACCAACCAACCTTGCTCGGTTACTGCACTTGGGTTTCAGTGAGATCAGTCCCTTCTTTTTGGAGGACAAGGAGGTAGAAGGGTTGGGTGTCCCCTCGGAGAAGGAAGCCTTTGATTGCTCACCTTTCCAGTCTTTTTGGCTGTAGCCAAAGGTGTTTCtcttggttgtccttctggaaggttctcccatctccacagaggaactctagagccatgtcagagtgaccatcgggttcttggtcacctccctgaccaaggcccttctccccagattgctaaGTTTGGCAAGGTGAACAGGTCTTGGAAAGTTTTAGTTgtgccaaacttcttccatttaagtgtttttggggaccttcgatgctgcagacatttgttcTCCAGATcggtgccttgacacaatcctgtctcagagggctacggacaattacttcacctcatggcttggtttgtgCTCTGACGTGcagtcaactgtgtgaccttatatagacaggtgtgcctttccaaaagcatgtccaatcaatagaatttactacaggtggactccagtcaagctttagaaacatcaaggattatcaatggaaacaatgcacctgatctcaattttgagtctcatagcaagagggtctaaatacttatgtaaataaggtttgtatttgcaaacatttctaaaaacctgtctaCTAGTAAGACAGTAGATCTGTCTTATCAGGCAGGCAGTGACTCATCCCTCCCTGTTGCGGGGACTCAGTATTCCACTGCTGCACTTCCACAGCAAGCTACTCCATCACTTATGGAGACTTCCTTTTCAGCAATGTGCCAGTACCTACTTAGAATCGCACTTGGTTGACTGTTTCATACAGAGCTCCTTTCTCCCCTCAGATTTATTTTGGTGGACTCACCTGGCAAGGACATGGTTCTGATTCTGTGCATCTACCACTAGCCAGCagagagcagtgtttcctggagTGGGATGGTCAAACAGAGGCTCCTAGGTCCAGGTCAGGgcacacctagtcagttgtacaactgaatgcctctTGCATTTAACCCAAGGAACCTGGCCAAGAGGGGGGAGCTCCTAacagtctggggggggggggggggtccagtgTCCCCATGCCATGGCTCTCACTACTCCGGTAAACCTCACATATTGCCCCAGTTAAATATTGTCTTTAAGGTGGGCAACCATTCCATGGATAACATTCTCATATTTGGGTGTCTGCATCAGCTTGTTAGCCTGAGGACTGCCCGAGGAATCCCTTTGAGCCCTACAGTGATGCCGTGGCCAAACAGCACAGCTAATGGAGATGAGACAAAAGATGCCTCATCTCCATTAGCTGTGGCAAAAGTGGAATTAATTCCAAAGACAAGTGATTCACATTTCCAAATACTCTAATGAACTTTTATTACAACAAGTATACAAAAACTAGACAAACAAATGTGAAAAATTGTCATATTTACAGAAACAAAAGTGTAAATGGGCGTAAGGGGCAGGCCTTTCTCTGCTGGCTGGAAGATCAGGGAGAGGAAGTTACTTCACACCGAGGATTCCAGAGGCGGACAGCTTGCCGGGCTATACAAATAAATAACAAGGGGAAGTGTCATCCAATCTGACAGCAGAAGTAGATTAGAATGTTAAATGCCTGGACTCTGCTTTAATCCACATATACAAACCTGCCATTCTTATCAGGGGTCCATTAACACTGTAGAGATTAATCAGTTTGAGAACTTAAACCCCCTGTATGAGTCTTGCTCAAATATGTAATATGTCATAGCGCTCCAGTCTGTTATGTCATAGCGCTCCAGTCTGTTATGTCATAGCGCTCCAGTCTGTTATGTCATAGCGCTCCAGTCTGTTATGTCATAGCGCTCCAGTCTGTTATGTCATAGCGCTCCAGTCTGTTATGTCATAGCGCTCCAGTCTGTTATGTCATAGCGCTCCAGTCTGTTATGTCATAGCACTCCAGTCTGTTATGTCATAGCACTCCAGTCTGTTATGTCATAGCACTCCAGTCTGTTATGTCATAGCACTCCAGTCTGTTATGTCATAGCACTCCAGTCTGTTATGTCATAGCACTCCAGTCTGTTATGTCATAGCACTCCAGTCTGTTATGTCATAGCACTCCAGTCTGTTATGTCATAGCACTCCAGTCTGTTATGTCATAGCACTCCAGTCTGTTATGTCATAGCACTCCAGTCTGTTATGTCATAGCACTCCAGTCTGTTATGTCATAGCACTCCAGTCTGTTATGTCATAGCACTCCAGTCTGTTCAAATGTTTAAAAAGGACAATTCAAGGTGGGGGTCCCCCTTTCACATGATGCCACCAATACAAACTTCCTCTGCTGCACCGAACACTTCTGAGAATGAGTTATAAACCTATCAACTCGCCTCCTGTGCCCCTTTCTCCTGGACTCCATTACTGCCAGAGCCGGAATCGCCGCTGCCATTAACTGTAGTTTCCTGCTTGGTCTTTTTAGCATCAGTGTCCTTTACGGGGCTCTTCTCAGTCGTTTTCCTCTGTTCAGGAATACAAACCAAAGTCACTTCTCAACATGACCTCCCTCACAATGTACTCTAACATTACCCACACAATCACAAAAGCCACCGCTACACAATTACAACtatacacacacagccatcagaATTCAAGCCCGATCAAAACATGTACTAAACATGCATAACGCTCAACCACAAAAGGAGAGATTGGAATGGAAAGCAAAGTAGTTACGACACCATTAAAAAGAGAAGTCACCCTTGCAACTGAGAGCAAGCAAGAAATTCATGCAACATGAGCATGCtaggaatggggggggggggcatgaacCGATTTGACAAAATGAGGGGTACAGCATGATGTATAGACCAGGGTATGAGCAGCCTCTCCACCTGTTAGGCTGGGATTGGGTGTAGTAGGGTATGAGCAGCCTCCCCACCTGTTAGGCTGGGATTGGGTGTAGTAGGGTATGAGCAGCCTCCCCACCTGTTAGGCTGGGATTGGGTGTAGCAGGGTATGAGCAGCCTCCCCACCTGTTAGGCTGGGATTGGGTGTAGTAGGGTATGAGCAGCCTCCCCACCCGTTAGGCTGGGATTGGGTGTAGCAGGGTATGAGCAGCCTCCCCACCTGTTAGGCTGGGATGTAGTAGCACGCAGCGGTGGTGGGGAGGGATCTCACCTTTTTCCTGACCAGGTGGGAAATGTCTGATGCAGATTTGGAGGGTGATGCGCCATCGGCTGCCGATCTGACAGAAATCTAAAACGCAGGACAAGGGAATTGGTCATGAGAGCTGCTGCGTACTGAAGTTAATGACATCCAAGTCATTTGTTTGAATTAGCACGAGGTTTCATTCCAGgtgcaataaaataaaaaaatgtacagACTGTAGTTACCTGACTGGTTCCAAATGCTGATGAACAGGAAGATGAAGGTCCACCATTATCTGCAAACGCTGATGAGGAAGAGGACGGGAATGCTGACAAAGTAGAAGCTCCAGCCTGGAAGAGATCAGACATGATCAGTAGAAGAAAAGACAGTACATCCACAGATCAATGGCATAAACAAGCTGGCCAAATTGTCATGTCAACTTCTCATTAGCAATTGAGAAGTGGACTGAACTCGTTCCTTGCTTGGTGAGAAACATTTAGTAGACCTGCTATACTAAGTCATTCATTAGAACACGTATCACGTGTGCTGGTCAAATTGGACCGATTTAcaatgactttgtccacacaggggcatatgaacacacaaaatacatgatgattttcattacattttgggtgttttatttaacttttgtacacctgtggtgttcccggTCATTAGAAAagaatgggtgagactacaattatTGTATAACATTGGGTTCAGGCACATtcccattcatcagatggacacacttcccCTTTCAGACCCCTACATGCaatgtgtgtttgagcacacacacagcactcccCCTACTTGGTTTCCATGGCAACCACCATGGGAACCTATTCTATTGGGGATCTTTCCCACACGGGAACAACATTATATAGAACTTCTcacagctctggtatataaagaTTGAGGCCTtgttcacaattcattctgtggcagcacaatgaccaaacaatgtactgtatgtgaggctcttgatcatgaCACGGTTGAGGCGAGAGTCCTTGTcaaactttgacacaaagtagcTTGTGATAAATATCAAAAGgttcatctgagtatttgttacagtgaaaaTAATCCATACACTGCATTTTTATTATCATCTCAAAAACAATTtgtgagctcaggtcaatgaggcctacaggccataaatagtaaatagaagttcaaaactcAACTTAATAaaaaaagatctaacacaacatcAGGTGATAACATGTATTATAGATTTAGAATCAGCTATAATGGGGTGGTCATTTTGGACCGAGAACACAGAATTCATTCatttatggctgggggcagtattgagtagcttagatgaataaggtgcccagagacaactgcctgctactcagtcccagaagcaaagatatgcatattattagtatatttggatagaaaacactctgaagtttctaaaactgtttgaatgatgtctgagtataacagaactcatatggcaggcaaaaacctgagaaaaaaaatccaaccaggggTTTGTAGTTTTCCAAGTCATTCCCTATCGAATACAGTGTCTTATGGgttcaaattgcacttcctaaggcttccactagatgtcaacagcctttagaaccttgtttgaggcttctactgaagggggagagaatgagagccgTTTCAACCAGGGGTCTGGCACGACACGCCCATGAGAGTTAGCtgcattccattgcatttctaaagacaaaggaattatcTGGTTGAAACACTACTGAagatatgttaaaaacatcctaaagatttgattctatacatcgtttgacatgtttctacgaactgtaatggaactttttgaccTTGTCTGGACCTAGTACTCCcgcctcatgaatttggatttgtgaactgaaCACGAACAAAAAGGGAGGTATTtggacaaaacaaacatttgtcgaactgagattcctgggagtgcattctgatgaagatcaaaggtaagtgaatatttataatgctatttctgacttctgttgacgcCACaacatggcttgtttttgtgtctgagcgctgtactcacgatcattgcatggtgtgcttttttagAAGTTttggaaatctgacacagcggttgcattaaggagaagagGATCTATATAATgccatgcataacagttgtatctttcatcaatgtttattatgagtatttctgtaaattgaagTGGCTCtttgcaaaatcaccagatgttttggaagaaaaacattactgaacataacacgccaatgtaaagagatttttggatataaatatgaactttatcgaacaaaacatacatgtattgtgtaacatgaagtcctatgagtgtcatctgatgaagaccaAAGGTTTGATTCATTTTCTCTTTGGCTGGACAAATTGCGGtgtttctgtgactaggtgctgacctaacaatcgttcggtgtgctttcgtcgtaaagtcTTTTGGAAAAATCGGACACTAAGCTTCTTTAAAATACTTGTACGTTTGAGGAATATTAATTATGAGATTTGTTttaatttggcaccctgcactttcactggctgttgtcatacaGACCCCGTTAGGGGGATTTGAGACGTAAGAAGTTAACATGAAActaacacaacaggagggttaaaagGAGCATTTACTGGACAAGTTCCTGCCAGTTTCAGTCTGTTTGGTGACTAATAAACAACCCTGAGACGAGCCAGTATCCCACAGGGACTCACCAATGTCTGCTGTATGGCCACAGAGGCTGATCCTGCCATACTCTGGCTCTCCTTGGCATCCTCTACCTTCTCAGCGACTTCAGGCAGCAGCTGCTTCAGGTCCTCCAGCTCTATCTTCTCTTTGGCTCCGTCTTCACCTTCCGCCTTGTCTATCACCTCCTGGAGCATGGCTAGAAACCAGAAACAAGGTTTGTAAGTGACAGGTCAGAGGTTGACAAGTCATACCTAGTGCAGTAGTGACTGCAGGTAGCTTCGAATCAAGTGCAAAAAGTTGATGttctttcccaaactgttgctgCTAAGCTACAAGAGATCTAAACAGCGGTCGTCGGTAAAAGACGCTTTTAGCTCCTTTGTTAACCGACGCTGCTGAGAGTATGCAAAT is a genomic window containing:
- the ccdc17 gene encoding coiled-coil domain-containing protein 17 isoform X3: MDAVMESLGEFRCRECSMAFRSHGLLEKHKASFCIGSSIGDPTVLRQEQPERKGLYPKPARTPDLIRLREQRGTQLQNMQGRTNDTERRAGKEDNLQGSVSERNLTNEFHKLRMSIEGSMPNLPKWPTETEGLEDQVQVLGRKRAHRERLREMAEQHNQELAEIQTHNHLLEQQREDIAWQLGALAGQGSTAHLETLLLELRDREERNEEALQQLKDHITTLQPGVKEVTFDSPNPDHRKGHNSNFDLISSVDGPLSTQIRALRLDYMQAGGSEPAVLAQMHDMQAEAHTLEQQAQSGAENNGRRKRTKPPQQAGNSEVLAVEQENQRLEEEIFRIQLARDKHRREDITVGSELHKIQREHTHYMASIQAELESLRREVERVREGPRDRRLPPPPPFPAPPAMHPLAQIYAPPALIQPRPHSALKERHVLNSLGPAPYDPAAGFAVFYDLMLGVDATLRVLRPVAGLYSGGQEVGRPTPLPPTQCQPGGGQPYSQTVPPGNYALLAVKQPMPRMQPSPSLSLVVELQAAGGLDAYGQEVQRMVSRGWARLELFDQHNQVQSGYWRVPVRALPIRPSLSPVQLNSVPQVGNMELCLRVVNARDRDVQSLAKIDPSKTSHYKYPSMVSNIPATLQGSRPLSLSTLQPSAANNLFSLLPYTDHEDPPPMEEANQR
- the ccdc17 gene encoding coiled-coil domain-containing protein 17 isoform X4, whose protein sequence is MSIEGSMPNLPKWPTETEGLEDQVQVLGRKRAHRERLREMAEQHNQELAEIQTHNHLLEQQREDIAWQLGALAGQGSTAHLETLLLELRDREERNEEALQQLKDHITTLQPGVKEVTFDSPNPDHRKGHNSNFDLISSVDGPLSTQIRALRLDYMQAGGSEPAVLAQMHDMQAEAHTLEQQAQSGAENNGRRKRTKPPQQAGNSEVLAVEQENQRLEEEIFRIQLARDKHRREDSGLSSPSHRFTVGSELHKIQREHTHYMASIQAELESLRREVERVREGPRDRRLPPPPPFPAPPAMHPLAQIYAPPALIQPRPHSALKERHVLNSLGPAPYDPAAGFAVFYDLMLGVDATLRVLRPVAGLYSGGQEVGRPTPLPPTQCQPGGGQPYSQTVPPGNYALLAVKQPMPRMQPSPSLSLVVELQAAGGLDAYGQEVQRMVSRGWARLELFDQHNQVQSGYWRVPVRALPIRPSLSPVQLNSVPQVGNMELCLRVVNARDRDVQSLAKIDPSKTSHYKYPSMVSNIPATLQGSRPLSLSTLQPSAANNLFSLLPYTDHEDPPPMEEANQR
- the ccdc17 gene encoding coiled-coil domain-containing protein 17 isoform X2; this translates as MDAVMESLGEFRCRECSMAFRSHGLLEKHKASFCIGSSIGDPTVLRQEQPERKGLYPKPARTPDLIRLREQRGTQLQNMQGRTNDTERRAGKEDNLQGSVSERNLTNEFHKLRMSIEGSMPNLPKWPTETEGLEDQVQVLGRKRAHRERLREMAEQHNQELAEIQTHNHLLEQQREDIAWQLGALAGQGSTAHLETLLLELRDREERNEEALQQLKDHITTLQPGVKEVTFDSPNPDHRKGHNSNFDLISSVDGPLSTQIRALRLDYMQAGGSEPAVLAQMHDMQAEAHTLEQQAQSGAENNGRRKRTKPPQQAGNSEVLAVEQENQRLEEEIFRIQLARDKHRREDSGLSSPSHRLGSELHKIQREHTHYMASIQAELESLRREVERVREGPRDRRLPPPPPFPAPPAMHPLAQIYAPPALIQPRPHSALKERHVLNSLGPAPYDPAAGFAVFYDLMLGVDATLRVLRPVAGLYSGGQEVGRPTPLPPTQCQPGGGQPYSQTVPPGNYALLAVKQPMPRMQPSPSLSLVVELQAAGGLDAYGQEVQRMVSRGWARLELFDQHNQVQSGYWRVPVRALPIRPSLSPVQLNSVPQVGNMELCLRVVNARDRDVQSLAKIDPSKTSHYKYPSMVSNIPATLQGSRPLSLSTLQPSAANNLFSLLPYTDHEDPPPMEEANQR
- the ccdc17 gene encoding coiled-coil domain-containing protein 17 isoform X1; this translates as MDAVMESLGEFRCRECSMAFRSHGLLEKHKASFCIGSSIGDPTVLRQEQPERKGLYPKPARTPDLIRLREQRGTQLQNMQGRTNDTERRAGKEDNLQGSVSERNLTNEFHKLRMSIEGSMPNLPKWPTETEGLEDQVQVLGRKRAHRERLREMAEQHNQELAEIQTHNHLLEQQREDIAWQLGALAGQGSTAHLETLLLELRDREERNEEALQQLKDHITTLQPGVKEVTFDSPNPDHRKGHNSNFDLISSVDGPLSTQIRALRLDYMQAGGSEPAVLAQMHDMQAEAHTLEQQAQSGAENNGRRKRTKPPQQAGNSEVLAVEQENQRLEEEIFRIQLARDKHRREDSGLSSPSHRFTVGSELHKIQREHTHYMASIQAELESLRREVERVREGPRDRRLPPPPPFPAPPAMHPLAQIYAPPALIQPRPHSALKERHVLNSLGPAPYDPAAGFAVFYDLMLGVDATLRVLRPVAGLYSGGQEVGRPTPLPPTQCQPGGGQPYSQTVPPGNYALLAVKQPMPRMQPSPSLSLVVELQAAGGLDAYGQEVQRMVSRGWARLELFDQHNQVQSGYWRVPVRALPIRPSLSPVQLNSVPQVGNMELCLRVVNARDRDVQSLAKIDPSKTSHYKYPSMVSNIPATLQGSRPLSLSTLQPSAANNLFSLLPYTDHEDPPPMEEANQR